A window from Candidatus Omnitrophota bacterium encodes these proteins:
- a CDS encoding flavodoxin domain-containing protein: MAALKILPGIYSVGVVDWNVRNFHGHTYTTRRGSTYNAYLIIDEKIALIDTVYTPFSEELINNIKEVIPLEKIDYIIANHVEVDHSGALPAIMPLCPKAKIFGTAKCKEGLYRHYYQNWNFQTVKTGDKLELGKRTLNFIEAPMIHWPDSMFTYCPLDSLLMPNDAFGQHFATAERFDDQVDQCALMEEAEEYYANILWPLSSVISRKIQEIQKLNLPIKMIAPSHGIIWRKDPAKIINAYRSWSAGDTKNKAVIVYETMWGATDKMAKQIAQGIASQGIEVKLYNIAETDRTEVITQMLSAKGFLFGSSTHDNDMLPNIAAFLEIVKGLKPKGRQVSFFGSYGWAGGAVGEMRELLKDSGADFTIPGIAFKYIPDQTELGGCFEFGSKFAQLLK, encoded by the coding sequence ATGGCTGCGCTAAAAATATTACCGGGTATATATTCGGTGGGAGTAGTTGATTGGAATGTGCGTAATTTCCACGGGCATACTTATACTACCAGAAGAGGCTCAACTTACAATGCCTACCTGATTATCGATGAGAAAATCGCCCTTATTGATACTGTTTATACCCCCTTTTCCGAAGAACTAATCAATAATATTAAAGAGGTTATCCCCCTGGAAAAGATCGATTATATTATCGCTAATCATGTTGAGGTCGACCACTCCGGAGCCCTGCCGGCCATCATGCCGCTTTGCCCCAAAGCCAAGATTTTCGGTACCGCCAAATGCAAGGAAGGGCTTTACCGGCATTATTACCAAAACTGGAATTTTCAAACCGTAAAAACCGGGGATAAATTAGAATTAGGCAAGCGTACTCTTAATTTTATTGAGGCGCCGATGATCCATTGGCCGGACAGCATGTTTACTTATTGCCCGCTTGATTCTCTGCTGATGCCTAATGACGCCTTTGGCCAGCATTTCGCCACCGCCGAGCGGTTTGACGACCAGGTTGATCAATGCGCGTTAATGGAGGAGGCAGAGGAATATTATGCCAATATCCTTTGGCCGCTTAGCTCCGTAATTTCAAGAAAAATCCAGGAAATCCAGAAATTAAATCTACCGATTAAAATGATTGCTCCCAGCCACGGGATTATCTGGCGCAAGGATCCGGCTAAGATAATCAATGCCTACCGCTCTTGGAGCGCAGGCGATACCAAAAATAAAGCGGTGATTGTTTATGAGACGATGTGGGGGGCAACTGATAAGATGGCTAAACAAATAGCCCAAGGCATAGCCAGCCAAGGGATAGAAGTCAAGCTTTATAATATCGCGGAAACCGACCGTACCGAGGTAATTACGCAGATGTTATCGGCCAAAGGTTTTCTTTTTGGTTCTTCTACCCATGACAATGATATGCTGCCGAATATTGCCGCGTTCCTTGAAATAGTTAAAGGCTTAAAACCCAAAGGCCGGCAGGTTAGTTTTTTTGGTTCTTATGGCTGGGCTGGCGGGGCAGTCGGCGAGATGCGGGAGTTGCTTAAAGATAGCGGCGCCGATTTTACTATCCCCGGCATAGCTTTTAAATATATTCCCGATCAAACTGAATTAGGGGGCTGTTTTGAATTTGGCAGTAAATTCGCCCAACTCTTGAAATGA
- a CDS encoding pyridoxamine 5'-phosphate oxidase family protein, with the protein MIKIPAGVIDFLRAQSFVVISSVDKAGFPHSSCKAIIKIDQAGKIFLMDVYHGATCENIKRNPQISISAVDDHKFMGYCLKGKGEIIFDDNVSQEMIKIWEDNITSRLAKRLLRNLSGDRGHGHHPEASLPHPKHIIAIEVEEIVDLAPYHLRKEE; encoded by the coding sequence ATGATAAAGATTCCCGCCGGGGTCATCGATTTTTTACGCGCCCAAAGTTTTGTGGTAATTTCGTCCGTAGACAAAGCCGGTTTTCCGCATAGTTCATGCAAGGCGATAATCAAGATTGATCAAGCCGGCAAGATTTTTTTAATGGATGTTTACCATGGCGCAACCTGTGAAAATATAAAACGTAATCCGCAAATAAGTATTAGCGCGGTGGATGACCATAAGTTTATGGGGTATTGCCTTAAAGGCAAGGGGGAAATTATCTTTGATGACAATGTTAGCCAGGAGATGATCAAAATCTGGGAGGACAATATCACGTCGCGCCTGGCAAAAAGACTGTTGCGTAACTTATCCGGAGACCGGGGCCACGGCCACCATCCTGAGGCCAGCCTGCCGCATCCCAAACATATTATCGCAATCGAAGTGGAAGAGATAGTCGATCTTGCTCCGTATCATTTAAGGAAGGAGGAATAA
- a CDS encoding glutaredoxin domain-containing protein gives MAKSVIVYSTPSCPWCIRVKQFLKENNILFLDWDVSVDQLAADEMIKKSGQMGVPVLDIDGQIIVGFDKEKIKSALGV, from the coding sequence ATGGCTAAGAGCGTAATCGTTTACAGTACTCCGAGTTGCCCTTGGTGCATCCGGGTCAAGCAGTTTTTAAAAGAGAACAACATATTATTTCTGGATTGGGATGTTTCCGTGGACCAGCTTGCGGCGGACGAAATGATTAAGAAGAGCGGGCAGATGGGGGTGCCGGTGCTGGATATCGACGGTCAGATTATCGTAGGGTTTGACAAAGAGAAAATTAAATCAGCTTTAGGAGTATAA
- a CDS encoding FAD-dependent oxidoreductase, with amino-acid sequence MYIYDLIIIGAGPAGITASVYAARKKLDFLVISLDIGGQTAWSGDIENYTGYQFITGPELTRKFEEHMRKYGIALKENEEVLGLEKTAEVFLVKTNKADYQAHSVIIASGKKSRELGVPGEKEFKNHGLTYCATCDGPLFAGKVVAVIGGGNSALDASLQLIKIAKHIYIINNTERLAGDAIMLQKVQEAGNVTILNNHQVSAVLGDKFVRAIKIKNKDQEKELAVEGVFVEIGLIPNSGFLKGIEKNAWNEININLDNQTNIPGIFAAGDVTNVLEKQIIIAAGEGSKAALSAFRYLAQKKF; translated from the coding sequence ATGTATATCTACGATTTGATTATTATCGGGGCAGGGCCGGCGGGAATTACCGCCAGTGTTTACGCCGCCAGAAAAAAGTTGGATTTTCTGGTGATCAGCCTGGATATCGGCGGCCAGACCGCCTGGAGCGGTGATATCGAAAATTATACAGGATACCAATTCATTACCGGCCCGGAGTTAACCCGGAAGTTCGAAGAACATATGCGTAAATACGGCATTGCCTTAAAAGAAAATGAAGAAGTTTTAGGGCTTGAGAAAACCGCCGAGGTATTTTTAGTAAAAACCAATAAAGCGGATTATCAAGCCCACAGCGTGATTATTGCTTCCGGGAAAAAATCCAGAGAGCTGGGGGTTCCGGGGGAAAAAGAATTCAAGAATCACGGCCTGACATATTGCGCTACCTGCGATGGTCCATTATTTGCGGGCAAGGTTGTGGCGGTAATCGGAGGCGGTAACTCCGCGCTGGATGCCAGCCTGCAACTGATAAAAATCGCCAAGCATATCTATATTATCAACAATACCGAGCGCTTGGCCGGCGATGCGATAATGCTTCAGAAAGTCCAAGAAGCCGGCAATGTGACGATTTTAAATAATCATCAGGTTAGTGCCGTCCTGGGGGATAAATTTGTCCGCGCGATTAAAATCAAAAATAAGGACCAGGAAAAAGAGTTGGCTGTCGAGGGAGTATTTGTGGAGATTGGGCTTATCCCTAATTCCGGGTTCCTTAAAGGTATAGAAAAGAACGCCTGGAATGAAATAAATATAAATTTAGATAACCAAACCAATATCCCGGGAATATTTGCCGCCGGCGATGTTACCAATGTTCTGGAGAAACAGATTATTATTGCCGCCGGGGAAGGCTCAAAAGCCGCCTTAAGCGCTTTCCGTTATTTGGCCCAGAAAAAATTTTAG
- a CDS encoding NifU family protein, whose translation MRDRIEKALDKVRPMLAADGGNVELVDVTSDGIVKLKLKGSCGCCPMSSMTLKMGIEKILRQEVPEIKEVIAL comes from the coding sequence ATGAGAGACAGAATTGAAAAAGCGTTAGATAAAGTCCGGCCGATGCTGGCCGCCGACGGCGGAAATGTCGAATTGGTCGATGTCACCAGTGACGGGATAGTCAAGCTAAAGTTAAAAGGAAGCTGCGGATGCTGTCCGATGAGCTCGATGACTTTAAAGATGGGGATTGAAAAGATCTTAAGGCAGGAAGTCCCGGAAATAAAAGAAGTCATCGCTTTATAG
- the larE gene encoding ATP-dependent sacrificial sulfur transferase LarE produces MALQDKLTFLKRKICGYKSCVVAFSGGQDSAFLLKVCALALPADRILAVTAVSATYPEAELAKAKILAKDIGVRLKVINTRELDNKKFAANPIKRCYFCKKELFSKLIAIARRNKLHSVLEASNITDKKDYRPGNIAKIEFKIKSPLVEAGFSKEDIRKLSKRLGLSSWNKPSLACLASRIPYGTKITAKLLRRIDQAEEYLVSLGFKQVRLRHHNGLCRIEVDKKDMPGLLKKRQAVVERLKNLGYNYITLDLEGYRQGSLNEVIR; encoded by the coding sequence ATGGCTCTTCAGGATAAGCTGACTTTTCTTAAACGCAAAATTTGCGGATATAAATCCTGCGTCGTGGCGTTCTCCGGAGGACAAGACAGCGCGTTTTTGCTTAAAGTTTGTGCGCTGGCGCTGCCGGCGGATAGAATACTGGCGGTGACGGCAGTTTCTGCTACTTATCCGGAAGCAGAGCTGGCTAAGGCAAAAATATTGGCTAAAGATATCGGGGTAAGGCTTAAAGTAATCAATACTCGCGAACTGGATAATAAGAAGTTCGCCGCTAACCCCATTAAACGCTGCTATTTTTGCAAAAAAGAGCTTTTTTCAAAGTTAATTGCGATTGCCAGGCGGAATAAATTACATTCTGTTCTGGAGGCAAGCAACATTACCGATAAAAAAGATTATCGGCCGGGAAATATTGCTAAGATTGAATTTAAAATCAAGTCACCTTTGGTGGAAGCTGGTTTTAGTAAAGAGGATATCCGTAAATTAAGCAAAAGGCTGGGGCTTTCCAGCTGGAATAAACCCAGTTTAGCCTGCTTAGCTTCGCGCATACCTTACGGCACTAAAATTACTGCCAAACTGCTTAGGCGTATCGACCAGGCGGAAGAATATCTGGTTAGTCTGGGTTTCAAGCAGGTGCGCTTGCGCCATCATAACGGGCTCTGCCGCATTGAAGTGGATAAAAAAGACATGCCTGGCCTGTTAAAGAAACGTCAGGCGGTAGTTGAGCGTTTGAAAAATTTAGGGTATAATTATATCACCTTGGATTTAGAGGGGTATCGGCAGGGTAGTTTAAATGAGGTAATCAGATGA
- the nifS gene encoding cysteine desulfurase NifS: protein MKKVYLDYAATTPTDPEVMAAMEPYYFEKFGNASSLHAYGQEAKKALEDSRQTLADFIGAKPEEIVFTSGGTESDNSALLGAAYALEKKGNHIITSAIEHHAIIEPAKFLEKKGFKVTYLGVDKDGLVSGDDLKKAITDKTILISVMHANNEIGTLQPIEQLGKIAKEQGIYFHTDAVQTLGHIPINVGQLNVDLLSLSAHKFYGPKGVGALYIRKGTRLETFLRGGDQERGRRASTHNITGIVGLAKAIELCQEKMESEIKFQSALRDRLIKEIPLKVPEVRLNGHAQKRLPNNVNFSIKYIEGESMLLSLDLLGIACSTGSACTSSSLEPSHVLLAIGLDHATAHGSLRITLGRFTRESDIDYLLEKLPLVVQKLRAMSPLYERKNP from the coding sequence ATGAAAAAAGTATATTTAGATTACGCGGCAACTACGCCAACTGACCCGGAAGTTATGGCGGCGATGGAGCCGTATTATTTTGAGAAATTCGGTAATGCCTCCAGCCTTCACGCTTACGGCCAGGAGGCCAAGAAGGCCCTTGAGGATAGCCGCCAAACACTGGCGGATTTTATCGGGGCAAAACCCGAAGAGATTGTTTTTACCTCCGGCGGAACAGAATCGGATAATTCCGCGCTTTTGGGCGCGGCCTACGCGTTAGAAAAAAAAGGCAATCATATCATTACTTCTGCCATTGAACATCACGCGATTATCGAGCCGGCAAAATTCCTGGAGAAAAAAGGGTTCAAGGTTACTTATCTGGGCGTGGATAAAGACGGCCTGGTTTCCGGCGATGATTTAAAAAAGGCAATTACGGATAAAACTATCCTGATCAGCGTTATGCATGCCAATAATGAGATCGGCACGCTGCAGCCGATTGAGCAACTGGGCAAGATCGCCAAAGAGCAAGGAATTTATTTTCATACCGACGCGGTGCAGACGCTTGGGCATATCCCGATAAACGTTGGCCAACTCAACGTTGATCTCTTATCGCTTTCGGCCCACAAATTTTACGGGCCCAAGGGAGTAGGCGCTTTGTATATTCGAAAAGGCACGCGTTTAGAAACATTCCTGCGCGGCGGAGACCAGGAAAGAGGCCGGCGCGCTTCCACGCATAATATCACCGGCATCGTCGGTTTGGCCAAGGCAATTGAGCTTTGCCAGGAAAAAATGGAGAGTGAAATTAAATTCCAGAGCGCCCTGCGCGACCGGCTGATTAAAGAGATTCCCCTTAAGGTTCCCGAAGTCAGGCTTAATGGGCATGCGCAAAAGCGCCTGCCGAATAATGTGAATTTTTCGATTAAATACATTGAAGGGGAGTCAATGCTTTTGAGCCTGGATCTGCTGGGGATTGCCTGTTCCACCGGCTCAGCCTGCACTTCCAGCTCTCTTGAACCTTCACATGTTTTATTGGCAATTGGTTTAGACCACGCAACCGCCCACGGCTCACTTAGGATAACCCTCGGCCGTTTTACCCGTGAAAGCGATATCGATTATCTTCTGGAGAAATTACCCCTGGTTGTGCAAAAGCTGCGCGCCATGTCCCCGCTTTATGAGAGAAAAAATCCTTGA
- a CDS encoding biotin--[acetyl-CoA-carboxylase] ligase encodes MREKILDYLNKKHDYLSGDEISRHLGISRQGLWKHIQELKDSGYEIVAVPHLGYRLESSPDRLFPFEISRNLHTKFIGKKIHYFDYLASTMDLAMQLGLQGAGDGALVLAESQTKGRGRLGRSWFSPKYKGIYLSLILRPKFAPAVSPILTLLSAVSICEAVKNVTGLDAQIKWPNDVFIHNKKFAGILTEMNAEVDKVNFVVIGIGLNVNNDKKSLIAQATSLKEQLGHPLSRLVLLQELLRRMEGNYFLLEDKGNRVIIDKWRNFSATLGRHVKVYCQNKHIEGCAVDIDGDGSLLVRKASGIIQKISSGDVMHCR; translated from the coding sequence ATGAGAGAAAAAATCCTTGATTATTTAAACAAAAAACACGACTATCTCTCCGGGGATGAAATCAGCAGGCACCTGGGGATCAGCCGCCAGGGTTTATGGAAGCATATCCAGGAGTTAAAAGATTCCGGTTATGAAATAGTTGCTGTCCCGCATTTAGGCTACCGGCTTGAGTCCAGCCCGGATCGGCTTTTCCCTTTTGAAATTTCACGTAATCTCCATACAAAATTTATCGGTAAAAAAATCCATTATTTTGATTATTTGGCTTCCACGATGGATCTGGCGATGCAGTTGGGCCTGCAGGGGGCTGGCGATGGGGCGCTGGTATTGGCGGAATCGCAGACCAAGGGGCGCGGCAGGCTGGGCAGGAGCTGGTTTTCTCCAAAATACAAAGGGATTTACCTGTCTTTGATTTTAAGGCCTAAGTTTGCCCCGGCGGTTTCCCCGATTTTAACGCTGCTGAGTGCGGTAAGCATCTGCGAGGCAGTCAAGAATGTTACCGGCCTGGACGCGCAGATTAAATGGCCTAATGACGTATTCATCCACAATAAAAAATTTGCCGGCATACTTACCGAGATGAATGCCGAGGTGGATAAAGTTAATTTTGTAGTCATTGGCATTGGTTTAAATGTCAATAATGACAAAAAATCTCTGATTGCCCAGGCGACTTCGTTAAAAGAGCAGCTTGGCCATCCGCTAAGCCGTCTTGTCCTGCTGCAGGAGCTCTTGCGCAGGATGGAGGGTAATTATTTTCTCTTAGAGGATAAGGGGAACCGAGTGATCATCGATAAATGGCGTAATTTCAGCGCTACTTTAGGCAGGCACGTTAAGGTGTATTGCCAGAACAAGCATATCGAAGGATGCGCCGTGGATATCGACGGTGATGGAAGCCTGCTTGTCCGCAAAGCCTCCGGGATCATCCAAAAGATCTCCAGCGGTGACGTCATGCATTGCCGGTAA
- a CDS encoding Bro-N domain-containing protein codes for MKTRIAVFKGQKVRKTIHNNEWWFVVEDVVLVLTDSSDPKQYIQRMKQRDEELAKGWVQIVHTLAIGTVGGKQRMLCANTEGIFRIIQSIPSPKAEPFKLWLARVGYERIKEIEDPELATKRTRALYKAKGYSDDWIEKRMRGIAIREELTDQWEKRGIKQAKEYEILTAEISSATFGMTPSAYKKYKKLKRENLRDHMTDLELIFSMLGEASTKEIAVNKDARGFVENKQAAHEGGTVAGNARKELEKKSGKRVSTRENYLKGPQDKSLLK; via the coding sequence ATGAAAACAAGAATAGCGGTGTTTAAAGGGCAGAAGGTACGAAAAACTATTCATAATAATGAATGGTGGTTTGTGGTTGAGGATGTAGTTTTGGTTTTGACTGATTCAAGCGATCCGAAGCAGTACATCCAAAGGATGAAACAGCGGGATGAGGAGCTTGCTAAAGGGTGGGTACAAATTGTACATACCCTTGCTATTGGAACCGTAGGCGGTAAACAGCGGATGCTTTGCGCTAATACAGAGGGCATTTTCCGTATTATTCAGTCAATCCCATCGCCCAAGGCAGAACCTTTTAAGCTATGGCTGGCCAGAGTGGGATATGAAAGGATTAAGGAGATAGAAGATCCCGAGCTTGCCACGAAAAGGACCCGCGCGCTCTACAAAGCCAAGGGGTATAGTGATGATTGGATAGAGAAGAGAATGCGCGGCATTGCTATCCGCGAAGAGTTAACCGATCAATGGGAGAAAAGAGGCATAAAGCAGGCTAAGGAATATGAAATCCTGACTGCTGAGATATCAAGCGCGACATTCGGCATGACTCCATCGGCGTATAAAAAATACAAAAAATTAAAACGGGAAAATCTGCGGGATCACATGACGGATTTAGAGCTGATTTTTTCCATGCTTGGGGAGGCCTCAACAAAAGAAATCGCCGTTAATAAAGATGCGCGGGGATTTGTTGAGAATAAACAGGCGGCGCATGAGGGCGGAACCGTTGCCGGAAACGCGAGGAAGGAATTAGAGAAAAAGAGCGGCAAGAGAGTGTCAACGCGCGAAAATTATTTAAAGGGGCCGCAAGATAAGAGCTTATTGAAGTAG
- a CDS encoding helix-turn-helix transcriptional regulator — protein sequence MENINVRFGRRLKELRKENKLTQEGLSEASGLDYKYIQRLEGKRPSSPTLNSVEKIANAFKIKPSKLLEF from the coding sequence ATGGAAAACATCAATGTTAGATTTGGTAGGCGCTTAAAGGAATTAAGGAAGGAAAATAAACTGACGCAGGAAGGTCTTTCTGAGGCTTCAGGGCTCGACTATAAATACATTCAGCGGTTGGAAGGTAAGAGACCTTCTTCTCCTACTCTGAACTCAGTAGAAAAAATTGCCAATGCATTTAAAATTAAACCTTCTAAATTGTTGGAATTTTAA
- the bioB gene encoding biotin synthase BioB, with protein MEKKAIAKLLELPLAELIGRADKVRKQFAGNRVELCNILNAKSGLCPEDCKFCAQSARHKTGSQAYPLKSKAEMLEAARRAKVIGAERFDIVTSGDKLSKEDFGVIVDAIKEITREVKIKTCASLGSMGDKEFSLLKAAGLSRYHHNIESSPRFFAKIVSTHTFEDRLKTIKAAKRAGLEVCSGGIIGMGETMEDRIEMALILKELDVDSVPLNILVPIPGTPLGNNTVLSCQEVIRTIAIFRIILKDKIIKIAAGRESLFKDFQALGFMAGANGMLIGGYLTIKGRSVEEDRNLVSQIEKLWQA; from the coding sequence ATGGAAAAGAAAGCTATCGCTAAACTTTTGGAATTGCCTTTGGCTGAGCTTATCGGTAGGGCCGATAAGGTAAGAAAGCAGTTTGCCGGCAACAGGGTGGAATTATGCAATATACTCAACGCCAAGTCGGGTTTATGCCCCGAGGATTGCAAATTTTGCGCCCAATCCGCCAGGCATAAGACCGGCAGCCAGGCCTATCCTCTTAAAAGCAAAGCAGAGATGCTGGAAGCCGCCCGGCGCGCCAAAGTAATCGGCGCGGAGAGATTCGATATTGTGACCAGCGGGGATAAATTGTCTAAGGAAGATTTTGGCGTGATTGTCGATGCGATTAAGGAAATAACCAGGGAGGTTAAAATCAAGACCTGCGCTTCGCTGGGGAGCATGGGGGATAAAGAGTTCTCTCTGCTTAAAGCAGCAGGGCTTTCCCGTTATCACCATAATATCGAAAGTTCTCCCCGGTTTTTTGCCAAGATAGTTTCCACGCATACCTTTGAAGATAGGTTAAAGACGATTAAGGCGGCAAAGCGCGCCGGTTTAGAGGTTTGTTCCGGAGGTATCATCGGCATGGGTGAAACAATGGAGGACAGGATTGAAATGGCGCTGATATTAAAAGAGTTAGATGTTGACTCTGTCCCCCTGAATATTTTAGTTCCGATACCCGGAACCCCGTTGGGAAACAATACGGTTTTGTCTTGCCAGGAAGTAATCCGGACTATCGCGATCTTCAGGATTATCTTGAAAGATAAAATAATAAAAATTGCCGCCGGCCGGGAATCGCTATTCAAAGATTTTCAGGCTTTAGGGTTTATGGCCGGAGCAAACGGCATGCTGATCGGCGGGTATCTGACGATTAAAGGAAGATCCGTGGAAGAGGACCGCAACCTGGTTAGCCAGATTGAGAAATTATGGCAGGCATAG
- the bioF gene encoding 8-amino-7-oxononanoate synthase, with product MAGIEEFLKERQEQGLFRRLKPASLRLGGKIYFGNKEYVDLSSNDYLGLSGHPELKKAVIEATGKFGSASCASRLLSGDSELFHELEDAVAKFKGKEAGLVFNSGYQANVGIISSLFTRGDCIFSDRLNHASIIDGILLSQARIFRFQHNDYGHLEALLKKERAKFKNALIITESIFSMDGDRAALKEPVGLKEKYNCRLMVDEAHATGVFGDNGSGVVEEEGLSAQVDLIMGTFSKALAGFGAYLATSKNIADYLVNTCRSFIYSTALPPAVIASNLTSLKLVKDEPHRRKTLLSLAKMLREKLQEKGFSPKGASQIIPLILGDNLRALEFAKKIQEQGYWVLAVRPPTVPVGQARLRLSLSYDHNTETLNKLIDVISEIRI from the coding sequence ATGGCAGGCATAGAAGAATTTTTAAAAGAACGGCAGGAGCAGGGATTGTTCAGGAGATTAAAACCCGCCTCTTTGCGTTTAGGCGGCAAAATTTATTTTGGAAATAAAGAATATGTCGATCTCTCCTCCAATGATTATCTGGGATTATCCGGCCATCCGGAACTTAAAAAAGCGGTAATCGAGGCAACAGGCAAATTTGGTTCAGCCAGTTGCGCTTCCCGATTATTAAGCGGTGATTCAGAATTATTCCATGAGTTAGAAGACGCGGTAGCCAAATTCAAGGGCAAAGAAGCGGGGCTGGTCTTTAATTCCGGTTATCAAGCAAATGTTGGTATCATTAGCTCTCTTTTTACAAGAGGGGATTGTATTTTCTCCGATCGTCTTAATCACGCCAGCATTATTGATGGGATACTTTTATCGCAGGCGAGAATTTTTCGTTTCCAGCATAATGATTACGGGCACCTAGAGGCGCTTTTAAAAAAAGAAAGAGCTAAATTCAAGAACGCCCTGATTATTACTGAATCAATTTTTAGCATGGATGGGGATCGGGCTGCGCTAAAAGAGCCGGTGGGATTAAAAGAAAAATATAATTGCCGATTGATGGTTGATGAGGCACACGCCACCGGGGTCTTTGGAGACAACGGCAGCGGAGTAGTTGAGGAGGAGGGATTAAGCGCCCAAGTAGATTTGATTATGGGTACCTTTAGCAAGGCCTTAGCCGGTTTCGGCGCTTACCTGGCTACTTCCAAAAATATCGCGGATTATCTGGTGAATACCTGCAGGAGTTTTATTTATTCTACCGCCTTGCCTCCGGCGGTGATCGCCTCTAATTTAACCAGCCTTAAATTGGTTAAGGATGAGCCGCATCGGCGCAAAACACTTTTGTCTTTGGCTAAAATGTTGCGCGAGAAATTGCAAGAAAAGGGTTTTTCCCCCAAAGGCGCTTCGCAAATTATTCCGTTAATCCTGGGAGACAATTTACGGGCGCTGGAATTTGCCAAAAAAATTCAAGAGCAGGGTTATTGGGTTTTAGCGGTAAGGCCTCCGACCGTGCCTGTGGGGCAGGCGCGCTTAAGGCTTTCCTTGAGTTATGACCATAACACGGAAACTTTAAATAAACTAATCGATGTTATCTCTGAAATCAGAATTTGA
- a CDS encoding alpha/beta fold hydrolase, with product MLSLKSEFEFRDRGFKDVLVLIPGWATDWRIFEGLELDYNYLLSTKLNTSDFNQQLLSRMEQLKISKVSVLGFSLGGFLAAEFACAYPEKTAKLILASVRKRYDPQLLENIRSQIRSDRQPWLYKFYLNCFSKADIRGRDWFRKNLLKDYLDKLSSDELIQGLDYLAACALNLKILKSIEDLRMFHGSDDSVAPVKEALEIKADLPQAKFTLLADRGHLFFLSGDFREKFYNG from the coding sequence ATGTTATCTCTGAAATCAGAATTTGAATTCCGCGACCGGGGTTTTAAGGATGTCCTGGTTCTTATTCCCGGTTGGGCAACTGACTGGCGAATATTTGAGGGTTTGGAATTAGATTATAATTATCTTTTGTCAACTAAACTGAATACTTCTGATTTTAATCAGCAGCTTTTGAGCCGGATGGAGCAGCTCAAAATCAGTAAGGTTTCTGTGCTCGGCTTTTCTTTAGGCGGGTTTTTAGCAGCCGAGTTTGCCTGTGCCTATCCTGAGAAGACAGCCAAACTTATCCTTGCAAGCGTGCGCAAGCGCTATGATCCGCAATTATTGGAAAATATTAGAAGTCAAATCCGCTCGGATCGGCAGCCATGGCTCTATAAATTCTATCTTAACTGTTTCTCCAAGGCTGATATTCGTGGCAGGGATTGGTTTAGGAAGAATTTGTTAAAAGATTATCTGGATAAGTTAAGCTCCGATGAACTCATCCAGGGGCTTGATTATTTAGCCGCTTGCGCGTTAAACCTTAAGATTCTCAAAAGCATAGAAGATCTCAGGATGTTCCACGGTAGTGATGATAGTGTCGCTCCGGTCAAGGAGGCTTTAGAGATTAAAGCGGATTTACCGCAAGCCAAATTTACGCTGCTTGCGGATAGAGGGCATCTGTTTTTCTTAAGCGGGGATTTTAGGGAGAAGTTCTACAATGGATAA